In Zobellia roscoffensis, the following are encoded in one genomic region:
- a CDS encoding T9SS type B sorting domain-containing protein, with the protein MRQKRINIPQTILTALLVLLTTQISAQIALQAPVPADNPNLSGTNTWPRACADTDFNEFFVSIEWAGAANSDNEFILELSDANGSFSSPLELSTVTDQNSNPEFTTSFSLPTNTRGANYMMRVKSTSPASTSPASPGYSMYFLGFDTNLHMSPNGDGTTPGSVQACGSTQITLTVDNIPSSELNTYQYAWYRSGTKLSETGPSIVTDGTGEYFAFIDYGDCTGSANTESNHIVVNSGTSTGIAINPPAATALCAGDTVAPLEANVQDGSYIYTWYKDGAEVQASQTGGFTYTIDTNNPAFVGDYTVRVQGSGICTETSTAITITNAGAFTVTRNNNANIVILPSQTQTLSITTNANSPTYEWFRNGTPIPSSNNTSLTVSQAGTYHAAVTQTGGTCASTTINSENTEVVAPTAFRTEISYATSYESCISTSIALIADKIYAVLGDGTEVDVTSDVASSFTYQWQKDGANATGETSQSISLTSSDENGAYTVNTELGGMTSTSNELPVQLGSAAISISSTSTVYCSSSDIITISTTTDLSSETFSWELNGEAINSTDASLSVTQQGTYRLIIQKGTCSQISNEISITPLNPDLITLDIDGDVIFPEGSSKTVNASGGTAYRWLDANNIEISGSSSATFTTEGNYLLIANIDNCEISKPITVTYLDLFNIPNVITPNGDGANDQWIIPNSYSNKSDVRVIIYNANGAEVLNSTNYQNNWPESSMSFAKQNMVFYYVIKNDSETLKQGTVTVIR; encoded by the coding sequence AGCAGACAACCCAAATTTATCAGGAACAAACACCTGGCCAAGGGCATGTGCCGATACCGATTTCAATGAATTCTTTGTTTCCATAGAATGGGCTGGGGCTGCAAACTCAGACAACGAATTTATTTTAGAGTTATCAGATGCCAATGGTTCTTTTTCTAGTCCTTTAGAACTATCAACAGTTACTGACCAAAATAGTAACCCAGAATTTACAACAAGCTTTAGCCTTCCCACAAATACTAGAGGGGCAAACTATATGATGCGCGTTAAAAGCACAAGCCCAGCTTCAACAAGTCCAGCTTCACCAGGATACTCAATGTACTTTTTAGGTTTTGATACCAACCTACATATGAGTCCCAATGGAGATGGAACTACTCCAGGGAGCGTTCAGGCTTGTGGAAGTACACAAATCACCTTAACCGTTGATAACATCCCTTCTTCCGAGTTAAATACCTATCAGTATGCTTGGTATAGAAGTGGCACCAAACTTTCTGAAACCGGACCATCTATAGTAACCGATGGCACAGGTGAATATTTTGCTTTTATAGATTACGGTGATTGTACAGGGTCTGCAAATACAGAGTCCAACCATATTGTTGTTAATTCGGGTACAAGCACAGGAATTGCCATTAACCCTCCAGCGGCCACCGCATTATGTGCCGGTGATACAGTTGCACCTTTAGAAGCAAATGTACAAGATGGTAGTTACATATATACATGGTATAAAGATGGTGCAGAAGTACAAGCTTCCCAAACAGGAGGGTTTACCTATACTATTGATACCAACAATCCTGCTTTTGTAGGCGACTATACCGTTAGAGTACAAGGATCAGGAATATGTACAGAAACCTCTACTGCAATTACAATTACTAATGCTGGAGCATTTACGGTTACAAGAAACAATAACGCTAACATTGTAATACTACCATCGCAAACACAAACTTTAAGTATTACTACAAATGCCAACTCACCAACTTATGAATGGTTTAGAAATGGTACTCCAATACCTAGCTCAAACAATACATCCTTAACAGTTAGCCAGGCTGGCACCTATCATGCAGCAGTTACACAAACTGGAGGTACTTGCGCATCTACAACAATTAATTCTGAAAATACAGAGGTTGTTGCTCCAACAGCATTCAGAACTGAAATTTCATATGCCACTTCATATGAGTCATGTATCAGTACAAGTATAGCTTTAATTGCTGATAAAATATACGCTGTTTTAGGCGATGGAACTGAAGTAGACGTAACCTCAGATGTTGCTTCTTCTTTCACATACCAATGGCAAAAAGATGGTGCTAACGCAACTGGCGAAACCTCACAATCTATTAGTTTAACTAGCAGTGATGAAAATGGAGCATATACTGTTAATACAGAGCTTGGTGGAATGACTTCTACCTCTAATGAATTACCAGTACAATTAGGAAGTGCGGCAATTTCAATTAGTAGTACAAGTACGGTATATTGTAGCTCTTCCGATATAATTACGATATCTACTACAACAGATTTATCTTCTGAAACCTTTAGTTGGGAACTGAATGGAGAAGCCATTAACTCAACAGATGCATCTTTATCCGTCACCCAACAAGGTACATACCGTTTAATAATACAAAAAGGGACTTGTTCTCAAATATCTAATGAAATTAGTATAACCCCTCTTAATCCAGACCTAATTACCTTGGATATTGATGGCGATGTTATTTTCCCAGAAGGAAGTTCTAAAACCGTAAACGCTAGCGGAGGAACAGCTTACAGATGGTTAGATGCTAATAATATTGAAATTAGCGGTTCTTCTTCGGCCACATTTACTACTGAAGGTAACTACTTATTAATTGCCAATATTGATAACTGTGAAATTAGTAAACCCATTACAGTAACCTACTTAGACCTCTTTAATATACCTAACGTTATTACACCTAACGGTGATGGAGCCAATGACCAATGGATTATACCAAATTCATATTCTAACAAATCTGACGTTCGTGTTATTATATATAATGCCAACGGTGCGGAAGTACTTAACTCAACCAATTACCAAAATAACTGGCCAGAGTCATCAATGAGCTTCGCTAAACAAAACATGGTTTTCTACTATGTAATCAAAAACGATAGTGAAACATTGAAACAAGGTACTGTAACCGTTATAAGATAA
- a CDS encoding PorP/SprF family type IX secretion system membrane protein translates to MKFVKYIALIILAAFTFANVQAQEDDPVLLYSPASQNLLKFNRFLINPTFSTVQEDKSYVNLLHRNQSVQFKDNDQTYFLSYSGRIGDKSGLGLSLYTQSVGAVSNIGALANYAYGIKLSDKSNFTFGANLAYYSTGLDQNSIDVIDINDYSLSGTEDSNVLSFQPGFNISYGNIDFGVFAENLFDYNLKTSESLTDFADKTYSSHLQYTHRFDKSDGIMEGSRLMPIARVRMNGQNRLSSADDSQDLSYGGGAILDLPKLGWLQAGYDSFYGASAGAGFNINKRLSLGYTMEKGFGTDFNNFGVTHEISFAYSFTPNLTEDRVMLEDDYEDSLVENEEVDKNDLVDNEEIEELKRKLAENDAIIQELMFRQDSIENDRQKDLERRFNMVMSMVRNETSGERPDLEDRAERLFMGTNDRPAVANTTTEKDIIIPNSTSNKNTSTTDAGTATLVQNTPKKSRPAIAKDKIQNTKNSAVGKTSSTSKIADRSNVKSRKFKNLDNVQDGYYVVANVYKGGQYMDKFMNKLNNDGFSSNYVDNPDNGLKYVYLQRYDTWDEAVAAHNSNMNGTYDGPLWIMDVDNRYTNEAYASNVDKLKEKSAKYDTDVLRTNTVVKDQMVSNELDPKTHKIDGIGSGYYIIANVFANPKNANRFVKLLNSYGLSASYFINPENNWRYVYLKRHQSWNNALLSYYTNLNDAYNDKMWIMRVRPNLLA, encoded by the coding sequence ATGAAATTTGTAAAATACATAGCGCTTATAATACTGGCCGCCTTTACGTTTGCAAACGTTCAGGCACAAGAAGATGACCCTGTATTGTTATACAGTCCGGCATCTCAGAATCTATTAAAGTTCAATAGATTTTTGATAAACCCAACGTTTTCAACAGTTCAGGAAGACAAGTCTTACGTTAATCTTTTGCACCGAAACCAATCGGTACAATTTAAGGATAATGATCAAACCTATTTCTTAAGTTATAGCGGTAGAATAGGCGATAAGAGCGGTTTAGGTCTTAGCTTATACACACAAAGTGTAGGTGCAGTATCAAATATTGGTGCGTTGGCTAATTATGCCTACGGCATAAAACTTAGTGACAAGAGTAATTTTACATTTGGTGCAAACTTAGCTTACTATAGTACGGGTCTAGACCAAAACAGTATTGATGTTATAGATATTAATGATTACAGTTTAAGTGGAACCGAAGACAGTAACGTTCTTTCATTTCAGCCTGGTTTCAACATCTCTTATGGTAATATAGATTTTGGTGTTTTTGCTGAAAACCTATTTGATTATAATCTAAAAACAAGCGAGTCTCTTACTGACTTCGCTGACAAAACCTATTCTAGCCACTTACAATATACTCATCGGTTTGATAAAAGTGATGGTATTATGGAGGGTAGTCGTTTAATGCCTATTGCTAGAGTACGCATGAACGGTCAAAACCGTTTATCATCTGCTGATGATTCCCAAGATTTATCGTACGGCGGTGGTGCCATATTAGATTTACCAAAACTTGGATGGTTACAAGCGGGTTATGATAGTTTTTATGGTGCTTCTGCAGGTGCAGGTTTCAATATCAATAAAAGACTTTCATTAGGTTATACCATGGAAAAAGGCTTTGGAACCGACTTCAATAATTTTGGTGTTACTCATGAAATATCATTTGCATACTCCTTTACTCCAAACCTTACCGAAGACCGTGTAATGTTAGAAGATGACTATGAAGACTCTTTGGTTGAAAACGAAGAAGTAGACAAAAATGACCTAGTAGATAATGAAGAGATAGAAGAGCTTAAACGTAAGCTGGCGGAGAACGATGCTATTATTCAAGAGCTCATGTTCCGTCAAGATTCCATAGAAAATGATCGTCAAAAAGATTTAGAGCGGCGCTTTAATATGGTAATGAGTATGGTTCGTAATGAAACCAGTGGTGAAAGACCTGATTTAGAAGACCGTGCCGAAAGGTTGTTTATGGGAACTAATGACCGTCCTGCTGTAGCTAACACTACCACAGAAAAAGACATTATTATACCAAACAGTACATCAAATAAAAACACATCAACTACAGATGCTGGAACAGCAACTTTAGTTCAAAACACACCTAAGAAATCTAGGCCTGCAATTGCAAAAGATAAGATTCAAAATACAAAAAACTCAGCCGTTGGGAAAACATCTTCAACCTCTAAAATTGCAGATAGAAGTAATGTAAAAAGCAGAAAATTCAAAAACTTAGACAATGTTCAAGACGGTTATTATGTAGTAGCTAATGTATATAAAGGTGGGCAGTACATGGACAAGTTTATGAACAAACTAAATAATGACGGTTTCTCTTCTAACTATGTTGACAATCCTGATAATGGATTAAAATATGTGTATTTACAACGCTATGACACTTGGGATGAAGCAGTAGCCGCTCACAATAGTAATATGAACGGCACCTATGACGGTCCGCTTTGGATTATGGATGTTGACAACCGGTATACAAACGAAGCCTATGCTTCTAATGTAGACAAATTAAAAGAAAAGTCGGCCAAATACGATACAGATGTACTACGTACCAACACGGTTGTAAAAGACCAAATGGTATCTAACGAGTTAGACCCTAAAACACATAAGATTGATGGTATTGGTTCTGGCTACTATATCATAGCTAACGTGTTTGCAAATCCCAAAAACGCAAACCGTTTTGTAAAACTTTTAAATTCTTACGGGCTTAGTGCCAGTTACTTCATAAACCCTGAAAATAACTGGAGGTATGTTTACCTGAAAAGACACCAATCTTGGAACAATGCCCTGTTATCCTACTATACCAACCTGAACGATGCGTACAACGACAAAATGTGGATTATGCGCGTCAGACCAAATCTACTGGCCTAA